Proteins from one Anastrepha obliqua isolate idAnaObli1 chromosome 2, idAnaObli1_1.0, whole genome shotgun sequence genomic window:
- the LOC129237953 gene encoding protein a6 — protein MRGSNVAVANVKATEMESPNNNTNQQNASQKHSGQFYISSSLFDNKRLRQKRLRWAKALLAAAGFKKHHLLQRKKTERRKRNLTVLPPNITIDLLSDDDEKPYKVNGVVKTIETKQVAIEKRPSIPIADGPPPLVPISNLQPSPKQLLLSQGYTYTGQTIELSKIPNITLIPVQNLMNTPAPPPVASVAPMPRRVKRKRKSQQPKRHEQPTIVNNESIVLSDDSDNDELIEVAPPPPPKLTKNATNNLPSPTLTVGTLAVPRTTTIIPTVNTPKAQTPPAPKQSAYPTLLTPYSGQVDEEVTVSIVPRSSAAGTCPKSNASELFPMLPDETTVHTVIANRTYELSLTKLREGLASCGMPEFTNGQQKAAVTRRKGQIVDTPPMVSPPPAPISLKLSSDLSISLISDDEDDNPEQQQQQRLAAESLLQKQPQLMVQHLQLPAGGVLPSGANVALVGPPRLPPRRRKLG, from the exons atgaGGGGAAGCAATG TTGCGGTGGCGAACGTGAAAGCGACCGAAATGGAGTCTCCTAACAACAATACGAACCAACAAAATGCATCACAAAAACATTCCGGCCAGTTTTATATTTCTTCATCACTTTTCGATAACAAACGACTGCGGCAGAAGCGTCTACGTTGGGCCAAAGCTTTGCTCGCCGCAGCAGGCTTCAAAAAGCATCATTTATTGCAACGTAAAAAGACTGAACGCCGCAAACGGAATTTAACTGTTCTACCGCCAAACATCACAATTGACTTACTGTCGGACGATGATGAAAAACCATACAAAGTCAATGGAGTTGTTAAGACAATCGAAACGAAACAAGTGGCTATTGAAAAGCGGCCGTCAATACCAATCGCCGACGGACCACCACCACTTGTACCAATATCGAATTTGCAACCTTCGCCCAAGCAGCTATTGTTGTCGCAAGGCTACACTTATACGGGCCAAACCATAGAACTCTCAAAGATACCGAACATAACGCTTATACCAGTACAGAATCTTATGAACACACCTGCGCCACCGCCAGTCGCTTCTGTAGCGCCCATGCCACGCCGTGTGAAACGCAAACGCAAGTCACAACAACCGAAACGCCATGAACAACCAACTATCGTCAATAATGAAAGCATAGTGCTGAGTGATGACAGCGACAACGACGAATTAATTGAAGTagcgccgccgccgccgccaaaattaacaaaaaatgctaCTAACAACTTACCCTCGCCAACATTAACTGTAGGCACTCTGGCAGTGCCacgtacaacaacaataatcccAACAGTCAACACACCAAAAGCGCAGACACCGCCTGCTCCGAAACAATCCGCTTACCCTACACTTTTAACACCTTACAGTGGACAAGTCGATGAAGAAGTGACTGTTTCGATTGTGCCACGGTCCTCAGCTGCAGGCACTTGTCCTAAATCGAATGCTAGTGAATTATTTCCCATGCTACCCGATGAAACCACAGTGCACACTGTAATTGCGAATCGTACTTATGAGCTATCATTGACCAAGCTGCGTGAAGGTCTTGCTTCTTGTGGTATGCCAGAATTTACAAACGGACAGCAAAAAGCAGCAGTCACACGACGTAAAGGACAAATAGTAGATACGCCACCAATGGTGTCACCACCGCCGGCGCCCATTTCTTTGAAACTATCAAGCGACTTGAGCATTTCGCTGATCTCAGATGACGAGGACGACAACCcggaacagcagcaacagcaacgtcTGGCAGCCGAGAGTCTATTGCAAAAACAGCCGCAACTGATGGTGCAACATTTGCAATTGCCTGCGGGCGGGGTTTTGCCGTCGGGTGCTAATGTGGCGTTGGTTGGGCCACCCAGGTTGCCGCCACGTCGTCGAAAGCTGGGTTGA
- the LOC129237952 gene encoding probable ATP-dependent RNA helicase DDX56, with amino-acid sequence MGEGKQVLQFHEMELDERLLKAISKMGWMQPTLIQEAAIPLLLEGKDVVVRARTGSGKTAAFALPLLQKLLNSKLNASEQYTSAIVLSPSKELCQQTRIAMEQMADKCGKVVRIVDLASSDVAAQRHVLSERPDVVISTPAKMLAHVVSGALDLRKIEMLVVDEADLVFSFGFEKDFKKLIEYLPPIYQAVLVSATMSDDVMNMKNIVLHNPVILKLEEPDLVPESQLSHQRVLAEENDKPAILYALLKLRLIRGKNVIFVNSVDRCYKLKLFLEQFKIKSCVLNSELPAKIRIHTINQFNQGIYDLIISSDERMLENPGTNKSDRESGASRGIDFQCVSNVINFDFPTDVNSYIHRAGRTARGTNKGSVLSFVSLKDKEANEAVEERLRSGYLSDDQVIKNYQFKLEEVEPFRYRAQDAWRVITRIAVHEARMREIRIEIFNSERLKGFFSENSRDLQVLRHDKPLKTVKVQPHLAHVPEYIVPKALKRMATTAATRVAKQPRGGYHSTAKAAYESQKDNPLLCSEIDYGRKRRGGKSK; translated from the exons ATGGGCGAAGGGAAGCAGGTGCTTCAATTCCATGAAATGGAATTGGACGAACGACTTTTGAAa GCTATTTCCAAGATGGGTTGGATGCAGCCCACACTAATACAGGAGGCCGCCATACCATTGCTCCTAGAAGGAAAGGATGTCGTAGTGCGGGCGCGCACAGGATCTGGAAAAACAGCTGCATTTGCATTGCCTTTGCTACAGAAGTTGCTCAACTCCAAACTAAATGCATCCGAGCAGTATACCAGCGCTATTGTGCTTTCGCCAAGTAAAGAATTATGCCAGCAAACACGCATTGCAATGGAACAAATGGCAGATAAGTGTGGGAAAGTAGTGCGGATTGTAGATCTCGCATCCAGCGATGTTGCCGCACAACGGCACGTCTTGTCCGAGCGTCCCGATGTGGTGATATCAACGCCAGCTAAAATGCTTGCACATGTAGTGTCTGGTGCGTTAGATTTGAGGAAAATTGAAATGTTGGTTGTTGATGAAGCAGATTTGGTGTTTTCTTTTGGCtttgaaaaagattttaaaaagcTGATCGAATATCTTCCGCCTATCTATCAG GCAGTGCTGGTGTCCGCAACAATGTCGGATGATGTTAtgaacatgaaaaatattgtgcTACACAACCCAGTTATACTAAAGTTAGAAGAACCGGATCTGGTGCCTGAAAGCCAGTTATCACATCAGCGCGTATTGGCCGAAGAGAATGACAAACCAGCGATTTTGTATGCGTTATTGAAATTGCGTTTAATACGTggcaaaaatgtaattttcgtAAATTCGGTGGATCGCTGCTATAA ATTGAAGCTCTTCCTGGaacaattcaaaattaaatcatGCGTATTGAACTCCGAACTACCAGCCaaaatacgcatacatacaattaaTCAATTCAATCAGGGTATATACGATCTAATTATCTCCTCAGATGAGCGTATGTTGGAAAATCCGGGCACAAACAAAAGTGATCGCGAGTCGGGTGCTTCGCGTGGCATAGATTTTCAATGCGTTTCGAATGTAATCAATTTCGATTTCCCAACGGACGTCAACTCGTACATACACCGCGCAGGACGTACTGCACGCGGCACCAATAAAGGCAGCGTACTGTCGTTTGTCAGCTTAAAGGACAAAGAAGCCAATGAAGCGGTGGAGGAGCGGTTACGCAGCGGCTATCTGAGCGACGACCAAGTGATCAA AAATTATCAATTCAAATTGGAGGAAGTCGAGCCCTTCCGTTATCGCGCACAAGATGCGTGGCGTGTGATTACACGCATTGCAGTACATGAAGCGCGCATGCGCGAAATCAGAATAGAGATTTTCAACAGTGAACGATTGAAAGGGTTTTTCAGTGAAAACTCGCGTGACCTACAAGTGCTGCGACACGACAAGCCACTGAAGACAGTCAAGGTGCAACCACATTTGGCGCACGTGCCAGAGTACATTGTGCCTAAAGCGTTAAAACGTATGGCAACAACGGCAGCAACACGCGTAGCCAAGCAACCACGCGGCGGCTATCATTCGACAGCGAAAGCAGCTTATGAAAGTCAAAAGGATAATCCGCTACTATGCAGTGAAATCGATTATGGACGGAAGCGTCGAGGCGGTAAAAGCAAATAG
- the LOC129238590 gene encoding mpv17-like protein, translating into MASIRSLLFEGVRVSAIMAVGDVICQKVVEKRELRDVDLKRVLKFSSVGLLYIGPALKFWYGSLDKIVPKNGSTFKRGLKKMALDQICFAPVFLAGVISVFGLVNGDEPAVIKERLRKDYKTVLTGNYMLWPPAQIINFTFIPINYQVVFAQFVALFWNIYLSLKLNDDNK; encoded by the coding sequence ATGGCATCTATTCGTTCCTTACTGTTTGAGGGTGTCCGTGTCAGCGCTATCATGGCAGTCGGGGACGTTATTTGCCAaaaagttgtggaaaaacgagAGCTTCGCGACGTAGATCTAAAACGTGTGTTGAAATTTTCTTCCGTGGGTTTATTATATATCGGCCCAGCATTGAAATTTTGGTATGGAAGTCTTGATAAAATCGTTCCGAAAAATGGCTCGACATTTAAACGCGGATTGAAGAAAATGGCTTTAGATCAAATATGTTTTGCACCTGTATTTCTAGCCGGTGTGATAAGTGTATTTGGTTTGGTAAATGGTGATGAACCAGCAGTAATAAAAGAACGATTGAGAAAGGATTATAAAACGGTTCTGACTGGAAATTATATGCTTTGGCCGCCTGCACAAATTATCAATTTCACCTTCATTCCAATTAACTATCAAGTAGTGTTTGCGCAGTTCGTAGCACTGTTTTGGAATATCTATTTATCCTTAAAGTTGAATGATGATAATAAGtaa